One segment of Pseudanabaena sp. PCC 6802 DNA contains the following:
- a CDS encoding TolC family protein produces MLRYKNIAKSVPVFACLASIASMGAIWGGGLSSVQASSVSSRCQKYEAQLVSAVYQTDTEITASKEQLQTAEERVKQLAELSQAGAVSQRQVDLAQVQLQKAKRDLAAAIARSKQARQQLKTLQNMPACTV; encoded by the coding sequence ATGCTGAGATATAAAAACATCGCTAAATCCGTTCCCGTGTTTGCCTGCTTGGCATCTATCGCGTCAATGGGTGCGATCTGGGGTGGAGGATTGAGTTCGGTGCAGGCAAGTTCGGTAAGTAGCAGATGCCAAAAATATGAAGCACAACTGGTTAGCGCAGTTTATCAAACAGATACGGAGATAACGGCTTCAAAAGAGCAACTACAAACTGCGGAAGAGAGAGTCAAACAACTTGCAGAGTTGTCGCAAGCAGGCGCGGTTTCGCAAAGACAGGTAGATCTAGCCCAAGTGCAATTGCAAAAAGCCAAAAGAGATTTGGCAGCGGCGATCGCCCGTTCTAAGCAGGCAAGGCAACAACTCAAAACTCTTCAAAATATGCCAGCTTGTACCGTCTAA